The following nucleotide sequence is from Mytilus galloprovincialis chromosome 12, xbMytGall1.hap1.1, whole genome shotgun sequence.
CACCTGGTTTCGGCACTTTGCCGTAAACCGGTTATAAAGAAAACACATGGCGGAGAAAATGATCGAAAAGGGGTCCGCCTCAAAAAGAAAGTCTTCACTTGAAGACATCAGTAATACGGACGAAGATGAGCTTCTGTCCGAGAAGATAAATTCCGTTTCCAGCGCGGCTGGTAAAAGGAAACATGAGTCGACAAAGTCGAAAGCTTCCGCGAGTGGCGGAGCAAACACTTCAAGTGTAAAGGGTAAGAAACCAGCGAAGGTTAATAGTAATGAAACTCAAAACCCTGGCCCTTCTACCTCTGCAAAAGTAGACAATCATGATGCAATCATGTCAATGTTAGTCTCAATCCAAGAAGGTCAGAAAAGACAATCTGACGATATAAGGTCTTTAAAAGACCGGGTACAAGACATTGAAGAATATGACGAGGGTAATAATTATGATGATAATTATGATGAAGGTGAAGAAAACCCCCATGATGATGGGGAAAATGTAGACAATGAAAGTGAACCACCTGCTAAGAAGCAGAACAAAGATGATAATAGGTTTTCATCTATGTCTAAGAGATGTAAGGTTCAAGAACTTTGTGATGTCAAAATTGATGAGGTCTTGGCAAATAATGTCAATGAGTTGTTCAGGAATGGTATGAATGAGGAACAATACTCTGAGTTAACTAAAGATGAAAATAATGCAAGACCTGAAAATTGTGAAGGTTTATCTATTGTAAGAATAAACCAACTCATGTGGAATGTAATTTCACCAGGAGCACAATCTGCtgataaaaaattacaatttcttGAAAGAACTATTGTAAAAGCAGCAACAATTCTAACAAAAACTGTCAACAAAATGGCTATTGACGAAAACAACAATGCCAATGGTAACTCTGGTAGTGGAGAATACATTGACAAATGTAATGATGTATTGGCTTTGTTGGGCCATGCAAACCGCCAATTGAATATGACTAGAAGGGATTTTTTAAAGCCCGAAATGATGGCAGAATATGTGCCTCTCTGCTCACACTCTGTTCCTTACACAAACAACCTTTTTGGAGATGATGTCTCTAAAGTTGCAAAGGACATTGAAGATTGTTCCAAAGTTGGAAACAAGTTGAAGTTTGGTAGTGGCAGAGGTAGAGGCGGAGGCTTCTTCAGAGGTGGTAGAGGAGGCCACAGAGGTACTTTTAGCAGAGGTGGCTACCGTGGAGGAAGAGGTGGCTTCCGAGGAGGAAGAGGTCGAGGTTCCGGCCCTTTTCCAAAAAACTCCCAGAGAGGAGGAAATCCACAGAAGTATTAGATACATCAAATGAAGTAAGTCATTGTTTTAAAGCTGGTGTATTGAAAAAGTTTTCCGATGAATGGGAAAAAATTACctctgacaaatttattttagatatagTAAGCCATTGTCATATAGAGTTCATAGATAATGTTGAACCTAAGCAAgacatttttaatgtaaaatctGTCTTTAACTCAAAAGAAAGTGATATTgtttcaaatgaaattcaaaagttACTGGCAATTGATGTTATCAAAGAAGTTCAGTCAATGAAAGACCAGTTTTTATCGCCTATATTTTTAAGGCCAAAAAAGAATGGGGAATATAGAATGATTTTGAATCTTAAGAAGTTGAATGAATACATTGAGTATCATCATTTTAAAATGGACACTTTTGAAAGTGCCATTAAACTTGTAACTAGCAAATCATTTATGGCTTCTATTGATTTGAGACATGCTTATTATAGTGTTCCAATTGCAGAGGAACATCAAAAGTTTTTACGGTTTTATTGGAACGGAAAACTTTTTCAATACACATGCTTACCTAATGGGATTTCCTCCGCACCTAgaatatttactaaattattaAAACCTGTTTACTCTAGTCTTAGAGTTTTAGGTCATGTGAATGTTGGTTACATAGACGATAGTCTTTTATTAGGAGAGACTATAGAAGAatgtaataaaaatgtaaatgacaCAATTGAATTAATGTCAAAATTAGGATTTGTCATACATGAAGACAAATCTGTTTTTCAACcatcaaaacaaattatattctTGGGTAATATTATTGATTCAGAAAATATGATTATAACCCTTACGgcagacaaaaaacaaaacctaGTAAAAGAATGTAAATGGTTACTGCAGAGAAACTTAGCTAAGATTAGAGATGTAGCAAAAGTCATTGGACTTATAGTCTCCTCTTTTTCTGCCGTTGAATTCGGTAAATTGTTTTATCGTAaccttgaaaaggaaaaaattaTAGCTTTAAAAAACTCAAAAGGAGATTTTGAACAAAGCATGCTTATTTCTAATCAGATGAAAGGAGATTTAGAATGGTGGGTTGCTAATGTGTCTACTGAATTAAGACATATAAGCCATGGTAGTCCACAAATTGTGATTCAAACAGATGCCTCATTATTAGGATGGGGTGGCATATTAAGTGATAATGAAATTGGAGGTAGATGGACAGATGAAGAATCAAAAAATCacataaattatttagaaatattagCTATATATTATACATTAAAATCCTTTCTGCATCTGATCATAAATAAGCATGTGAAGGTTCTTACAGACAATACTACGGCAGTGGCCTACATATCAAATATGGGCGGCACAAAGTCCATAGATTGCAATACAATTTCAAGACAGATTTGGTTGTTTTGTAAAGATAATGACATCTGGTTGACATGCACTCATATAGCAGGCAAAGAAAATCTAGCAGACAAAAAATCTAGAGAATTTGATGACAAATTAGAATGGAAATTGAAAAGGTCTGTTTTTGACCAATTATGTACTTTGTGGCAAAGGCCAGACATTGATTTGTTTGAATCTAGATTAAACTTCCAATTAGAAAATTACTGCTCTTGGAAGCCAGATCCATTATCTGCATTTATTGATGCATTTAGTATAAATTGGTCATATTTTCAGTTTGTCTATTTGTTTCCTCCTTTCAGTTTATTGAGCCGGTGCATTTTCAAAATCAGAGAGGACGGTGCAAGAGGAGTAGTAATAGCTCCATTTTGGCAGACACAAACTTGGTTTCCGAGACTAATGCCGTTGTTAACAGACAATCCAATCGTTCTTCCAAAGAACAAGAAGATTTTGAATCTTCCTCACGATCCACAATCTGTTCATCCTTTACACAAGAAAATGAAACTAATTGCATGTCTAGTGTCAGGAGTAGCTTCAGAGAACGAGGATTTTCTAAAGAAACAACCCACATACTCATGTCGTCTTGGAAATCAAGTACAAAGAAACAGTACCAAGTGTATATCAGGAAATGGTtcaaatattgtaacaaaaaacaaattaattgctTTCAAATTTCTGTAGGAACAGTGCTTGAATTTTTTACAACTTTATTTAAGGAAGGTAATTTAGGCTATAGTAGTTTAAATCTAGCTCGAGGAGCTCTTTCGTCTTTAGGACTTACTATTGACAGTATTCCAGTTGGACGTCATGCAATGGTGATAAGATACATGAAAGGAATTTTTAATCTTCGTCCACCCAGACCTAGATATGAATCTACATGGGACGTTAGTAAAGTACTACAATTTTTGCGTAGCCTATCACcagtgaaatatttaaaattgaaagatttaaCATTAAAACTTACGATGTTAATAGCTTTGACAAATGCAGCTCGAGCTCAATCAATTCATTTCATGAATGTTAATCATGTACATAAAGTGAAGggagaatttatttttgttttgaatgaacTTGTTAAACAAAGCCGACCTGGTTATAAGGAGCCAACTGTAAATATAAAGGCTTACCCTCCAGATAGGAGACTTTGTGTATATACTGTGtataaagaatatgtatttcGTACCAAATTGTTTAGAGGGAAACATGAACCGTTACTTTTAAGTTATGTGAAACCACATCAGCCGGTTTCAAGAGATACAATTTCTAGATGGATAAAAGTAGTAATGGCAAAAGCTAATATTGACACAACAATTTTCAAAGCTCACAGTGTTAGATCTGCATCAGTTTCTAAAGCAAAGATGAATGCAGTGCCTATTTCTCGTATCTTTCAAAAAGCAGGATGGTCAGATGCAAAaacatttgcaaaattttataataaaaagattgaaaaagatgaaaattctTTCAGCTTTAATGTGTTGAAGAATTAATCATAAGGTAAGACATTATATATTTCTTATCTTGGTATTCAGTTTTATCATTATGGCTTTAAAGTCTCATTTGGTCCCGGAAGTGTTACaacgaaataaaatttaacaattaaacgaGTCTTGCCTTGGTAAAAGGCgaagtttaattgtaattttatgaGTTGTGTAAACACTGAAGGGATTAAATGCCACACCCTCCCTCCCTAGTTAAGGGAGACCTATATGTAGTTATTGTgggtcatatgtatatatgtatttcgtTGTTTGTCATATTGATAAAACTTTACTTTGAAGACTGAAGTTCACACATGCGCAGCACAATCTCATTTAATCCCTTCAGTGTTTACACAACtcataaaattacaattaaacttcGCCTTTTACCAAGGCAAGACtcgtttaattgttaaattattttaGAGGTTGATAATTACTTATCTCttataaattcacaatttttGGAATCgttatgaatttaaatgattattGTTTGAATTATAAGTTATGATAGAGACAGTTTGTTGAAATACGTATATGTTTTGTTGAAACTGTTAATGTTATTCCCCctgcaaatattcattattttaaattcaaaaatgttaTCATACTTTTGTAGGTCCACGCCTGTGCCCCGGAAAACAGCTAGCAGAATCAGAATTACTATTGTTCTTCGTTTCAATTATACAAAGATTCAATTTGACGAAAGGTGACGACAACGACCAGTTACCTATGACTGGGATTCAAACTGGTACTACAAACCAACCACAGCCATTCAAGATCTGCTTTATACCAAGATAATGTCAGTCCTTGCTACATTGATGACTCCTGCACTATGTCATTATAATTTCCACAATAAATTTCAAATGTCCCGCAATTCCTGAAACAGAGAAATATATATGAGCGTCCAGTATACAGCTAACAAATTAGCCAAGAATACTCAGAACAATTTCTCCCGAGTAAGGTGTAAACAGTGATTCACGGGGTAATAAtccatttttataaaactaaaaaaattacaCATTCATACACGCttgtttttttgaaatactactaTGCCTGGAAcctatttttcattaaaaaaaaccctGTAGTTATTGACCTAATATAATTGGCAAATTCGCTAACGGAACTAGAAAAGGAAAACGATCAAACATTGGACGACAAGAAATAATTCATGCTCAGTGTAATGCGATAACGACAGAATGATATTTACTGATTCCCACATGGAAAGACTATTTAAACAAGTACAACCTACCTGACCTGTCAATGTTTCCAGTTCATGACTTATTATAGTAAAAAATCTTTTGATTGTTTCGTTTCAATTTTGTATGAATATTCAGAAACCTTTTTACTACTGGTGTGTATTTGTCATGTATtccttgaaataaaatattttcatttctttttgttttatgtttcacTGATTTCTTTGCATGACTTTATATGAATGAGTATTGCACTATTTGATTAGAGATTTACAATTGTAAACATACATGCTCTTGATGACAAAAAGTAATCAAATCTTTGATAATGGGCGACAAAATCTGTAAAGGTCATGTTCTTATAGTTGGAGAAGTTGTCAATATACAAATTGGAGATATGGActgattttcaattatattttatataaatctgTAAAGGTCATGTTCTTATAGTTGGAGAAGTTGTCAATATACAAATTGGAGATATGGActgattttcaattatattttatatataaccaattataggtcaccgtacagccaaTACGTATTGTCACCTATATTAAACTCTGACATGAAAAACATGGAACAATTAATTTGGATAGTGGCTGTATTGACTTTAATTAGTCAAACACGTGACAGTATGTGTACTGTATTGATGTTTCCGGGATTacacattttataattttaatcaaattccGTAACCAAATTTCGTTCTAATCCCTTAATCATTTTTGTATTTGTCCAGCTCTTGTATTGATTAAAAGGTTACAGAAGGAAAACAAGGTGGCCCTATGGATTTTTCTATGATAGAGTAAGGGAACTTTCACCTTGATATATGATACACTACTCCCATTTTGTAAAAGTCTGTCATACGTTGGTAAAAAAATAAGACCAAtaacataaataaactcatcatagataccaggatttaactttgtatatacgccagacgcatcGCGACAATCTACCTACCTACCTTGTCTTTATTGGGCCCGAAGGCACATAGGAGAATAACTAGATCTTTTCATTCACATCTGTTCTGtgctttattttctatttctccCCAGCTTATATCATGTTCTTTCATATCTTTAGTAGTTTAGtgctttagttttgtatgttgtgtcatgtgtactattatttttttcttctttttttaaccatggtgttgtcagtttattttcgatctgtcCTTCTGAGATCTGTTTTTAATACTAATACTGGGTGCTTCATTTATTCTATTTTTCAAGAATTTGACAATGCTTAATACTTATTTTTTCCAAACTTATACATGCTTAAAAACACAATGCTTTTGGTTCttcaaaatctaattaaataACTTAGATGTCATCATGTCAGGATTTGCGATTTCATTTGTCCTTGAAACCCTCTTATAAAAGTTTCTTTGATTCTTATTTAAGCTATAGAATTTGACTGCGAATTTAGGAAAATTTGTCACAATGAAGTCCATGAACATTGATAAATGATTCCAGCATCCATGACAATGATTACGCATACCCCTTTGTGCTATTGAAGATATTAATATTACGCGCATGTACGCACATAGGGATAAAGTGTCATGCGCTTTACAAAGCAGAATGACTGGACAAATAATCAAGGCACTATTCAAATAGCCGGTTCtccaattaaaatatataaaagaacagtaaacaaattataaagaaaGGTATTGTAGATTACAATGAAATGGGTATATGCGATGAATCATGGATGAAAATCCACTTCAAATTCGTTTAGAAGGTTGCTAATTATTGTTATTTGTATAcgtttataaataaaactttattgtatttactgtcttctgatattacgtttattttcaatgttgtaatttttTATTGCGACACGTCCACTCTGACGTTATGTATTTATACACTAACATGTGCGTACGTTCTTATTGTTCATATTAAAAGTTCGTTGAGattttttttgatagaaatttattcaTAATGAATGGCAATCATTTGCACTTGTTCAGTTTACTGATATGCGTgtaccttctgtgtgaatttttaatatgttaaaacagATTATCGCGATATGTCCATGAAATAAAATgtaaggtaaaatgattgaaacattttgcattatctatcatgTGAACAATTGGCAGCACATGGTTCTACTGTAACAGTGGTTGTTCTctctgatttatttttttcacagaaattaaaggatttaattttcatttgaaccttatacattcttaaaaattgagaatggaattgtgGAATGTGTAAATGAGACAGCCACATGACCAATGAGCAGAaagcagtcgaaggccaccaatgggtcttcaacaaagctAAAAAAGCTCTCACCCGGAATCGGGCTTCAGATGGCTCCTTTAACAAATGTTTATAACTAGTTCAAACTCCAAGACATAAAAATGAACTTACAATCAAAaacatgcaagactaacaaacaAATAGAGACTCCTGAATTGAAacaggcgcacaaatgcggcgGGGTAAACATGTGTTTTCTGCCTTTGGGTCTCTTATATATGTAAGAACGACTGTATCTATCAAAATAAGAAAAGCCTAATTCATTCGATGGATACTTATATAATACATattacaaaaacacagagtggacgagGAATGGAATGGTacttaaacaacaaataaacattaTTAAAGTACATATCTGATAGTAATCGCAGTTACTAGAAATCCTGATGACAAGGATTAATTCCGTTCAATTAAAATATGCTACCGTTTAGTATCACACATTGATTCATATCATTAGCCTAAGGTTAAATAGTCGTCACAACATTTGTATACTTGACCTGTTGACGCTATAGTATGTATAATACACAATGAAATCGATTTCTTATAGCCCGAGGAACTTAGGTATACATATATGAATGACAACACTGGCAGAGTTAAAATTGTAGAACGTGCTAGATATTATGTTAAATACTTATTCATAACAAGTTCAAAATGAAGAACGTTTTAATGCCTATATTTAAGTATCGATTATAAAACACGTATACGTACGAACACATCATAGGTTAGTGGATATAAATTCAAGTGTTCTGCACACAGGTTTTCAAACTTAGTATTAACAAATTCATCAGCTCAGCTTTGTATGATAATTTATACATAGATAGCCCGGTATGCTGAGGATAGTGGAATTCTTATAGTAGATCATAGTTTACAATTCACAGTGTATCACTATATTTAATTGTGTATTCTTGAAATGATAAGTCACATTTTACAATCCgttgatatatttgttattttaacatttttgattacACTTCTCGTAGCTTACATTTTGTGGAACAATGTGACCCGCACTCCTATTAATATCCCTGGACCTACTCCGTGGCCAATTGTCGGTAATTTGCCTACATTGGTAGCTCCTtcctttcaaaataaaagttctcagaacttacatcccagctcctttgttctaactgGGGTggtctgagccggatcacccctaccagatcaccccagtttaagtttctttgttatgcatgctttcctttgttctgtaacattttggcgggaatgacaaattcagtataaaacttataattaattatacggagaagactatctatcaaaattcacgtagaaaaaatccagtgtatatgctggggttcgaactcaagacctttagcatatcaagccacgacacataccactacaccaggacgactggatacgaactatcagaaatttaacatacttaaaggaagcaagatatttttataactggggcgagttggcagacctttactcagtggggtttaaacccttttcgttaaataaatgagttgtcagactgattgttcaatttgattttacacttttttaaagttgggcgagtcggttacaagagtggggcgattttgttcataaagtggcgatatagtgtgggccgattggccagtggggcgagttgacattatttgatatctactcatcgtgcttggggtcataaagggtatacatcatatagtaatatataaagtatattataatggttgtgtggcgttctaaactagattttatgaattgtaaatggtttttcgtctattCTTAatcagctgggatgtaaaatagttatcccattcggacttggtgtgtcagtgtaagatcaccctctggcctccggccatcgggatgatcttacactgacacaccgcgtccttatgggataactattaaagaagTGATCGATTTTTAAAACTCCGGGAGAAATATGGAGATTAAGTGGGTCTCAGTTTTGGAAACTTTACTCAGGTTCTTGTCTTCGGATACGACAAGGTCCATAAAGTGTTGGTCCAGAATGCTGACAAGACAAAATTTCGACCATCAAATGCAGCTGTTGCAAAGAAACTGTTTCCAAAAGAAGCAGGTAAGAATTAATTTAGATAACATGtaatagaatagagaatggaaacgtgGAAGTTTTTAAAGAGACGAATTAAAAACAATCAAAGAGTTAAAAACAGCCTCAGGTCTTCAACATACCTGGAGGAAGGCATCAGATGGCCCTTACAATGTGTATACCAGATCAGCGTAATGGACGATACGCCATAGtccgaaatatataaatagcGTAATGATGAAGTCTTGTCATTCTTTTGGTTTTTATGAAAACAGCATATCATAAGGAATTCGTAAGGTACAAAATATGTTAGCTTTAATTGataatatgtaattttattataGGATACAGGTTCGTGGATATCTTCTTTTGTGATTCTTAAGGGCATACAACATGTACGATACGGATCGGACTGACATATATCTGAAAATAGGTCTTGATTTAAAGTATATTGTTCTTGATTTATTTCGATAGAGCATATCAAAATTGACTTTGGGTCCAATTCTAAATACATTCAGCGTAAAATCTCTTTTGAATAGTATTACAACAACAATTTAAACATGAAAACTCGTCTAATATGATGATTTGAAAATTGCAATCTATTATTTGCAAAATTTCTTGCTCCCACGTGGCCACTAAACAATACAAATGTTTTTGCTTTATGCCATTTGAAGTTGCACATATTGATTAGCTTTGGACATTCACACGAATGACGAACTCAGTTTAAATGCCACGCTTATAATTTATGATAGACTTTAGAACTATAGTTCTCCATACACCAGCTGTAGTCCTTTAGATaataacaaaacttaaaatataattatcaaaacTTTAATGTTCATTATTATTAAACATTAAACCTAAATCATATCTTTTAATAGGAGTTGTCCTCAGTAATGGACAGGAATGGGTGGACTTACGAAGATTTACTATGGTAGCGCTCAAAGACTTTGGAGTTGGTAAAAAATCATTAGAAGAGAAAATACAGGAAGAAGCACGATTTCTAGTAGAACTGCTTgcaaagcaaaataaaaaaccTTTTGATGTCAGTAAAGTCTTTTCAAAGGCCACGTCGAATATAATATCCAGTATAATTTTTGgatcaaggtacgcacatataaaATGACATTCAGTTTTTTACTCGCAGGTACAGTCATTGAGTTGTTTTGGGGTAATCCTATCTGATATCATCTGGCCTAGGACCAcaattaagggggctcgcgggtctaaatcaatttctatatttaatataggattttctatatttttctataaatcaactttatcttatacttaatagaaaaatgaaataaaaaatggagtcaccgttcatttacgctcacaatctgccttcaaaggtagcatacatttttgttaatgtccttttttttctgttgaactaataggagaaatagcggtaatatcaaaataaaaaaagaactaaattacagaaatcgcttaaattttacaattatttagtttatgtacagcttattcgaaaacaacaataaaaaatataggtcaccgatgaattaaaaaagatatttcaattttaatgccaaaaaatgtcatttgtgcaccaaagggagataatttggagctttttcaatgatatttacattttaaaagtcacctcgggccaaaatgatttgattttttggaataatttttgtaccatatgataaattaacaactattttaAAAGGTCATAAATAAAATTTCTCataaaaaattaatgtttaatttttttctgaaaatcttatacccgcgagcctccttaattcCCATTGTCGTAGTCGTAGAATTATAGTTCCTAATTATTATATGGGGTATTTCTTCCTAAATAATCTGTCTACTGTTATTATGgttatatttgaaatgtttactatttaagtggTACtttcagttgcatatatattgaaataagtaaatctTGTGGAAAcaaatattgttgaaagtgaaagtagtgatttggccaaaatgaaagtagggtacaATTAGCCTTTGCCATTTAtcaagcactgatggattgtttTGGgataagcatattttattagaatagtAGTAGCCTAtaagcagttaaatttatttcatgtttgaagcggtgcatattttttttttatttaacttgactTTAATCgaaaaatgcattgtagccaaGGGGAAGAACAATTGTGTTCAGAGGACTTCTGACCAAATTAAGATCAATAATTCAGTTTGAGAGAAACTTTGATTTTATCACATTTACAATTAAGCCATATGATTGATATGGAGGAATTGGgggaataaatttaactttaattttgttttaattgaaaatccACAATTTTCACTTTTGTACGGTAAAGCGATTTTTAAATGAATGCTGTAAAGAATTGACACTCTATAACGGTCACTTTAGTATtatcataataaatgtcaatataaTTTAAAGCATTAAGCTAAGATAgacattttataagttttttatACATCTTTATCCGGTCAAATCGATTACACACATAATTTAAATGATCATGGAATGACATTTACCCTGTTACAACTTATTATGGAAGAGATACAACAAAATGAACAAAGATTCTTTAGTTAAGGTAGCGGTCATTTAGATATTGCTATAACATCAAAATTGGGACGACAAAAgaaagataaattaaaataatatgtaGTATAAATCGTAAATAAAATACTTAAATGAACCTCAATTTGTTTCAAACGAAACCAGTGTTACGAATGTTATGAATTTATCATTGAAAAGGCCATCAAAATTATCCTTATCCTTGGTTGCTATAAGAAGCCATTCCCTCTCAAGTCAAACTACGGCATATATTACAGGGTTCATAAAATTCGCAGTAAACAAATCAAACTCCTGATAATTATGATGGAGGACCTAGGCAGCGATCCCGGTACCTCTAGCAAATTTGGATGAACATATCCAACTGGTAGACTTCGATTGGTTCACGATGCGATATCGCGATTTTTTTTGGCtggatttttttgtaattcttcCCAAAACGTTTCTTTTGTCGAAATGAGAAGTATTTGTCATTTAATTAAGTGTCTGGTCAAAAACAATCTCTTTActgtaaaataatatttgtaaattatgGATTGTCCGTTTTAACCAAATTAAAGTATAATGTATCTCCTCACAAAGCttaaaaattacaataaatgGGCTCGATAATATACAGCACAATTAGTAGTGTATTATAGTCTAGACGCCATTTTATTAACCATCCAAGTGACCTTTGAAGAATGCCAACGGTAATATGACCttatataaacatacaaataaatatagatatacagCGAACTCTTGCAATTgaatttttctatgtctgtttgatttcatgctTCAGAACAAAGGAATTTATaacttgttttcatttttatggaAGGTGAATTGTGTATTgcttattattttgaaacatatAATGGACTCTCAGCATTGAAAAAATCTGATGCAGGGTGATTGTATTGTTGTAATGCAAAATATCCGGTAAAATATAATGGCTCCTCGGGCCGTTTAGTTTATAAAGTTTTGGTACCAAATACCTGTTTACATTATAATAAGTATTTCAGTTTAATACAAAATTACAGATTATATGTATGTTTACTTTCTCGTTTCAGATTTGACTTTAACGATCCAGTTTTTATACGTCTACTTGGAAATATAgactatttatttaaaaataatgcgGGAGTGGAAAATATGATACCTTTACTTACTTATCTGAATCCATTTAGTAATTTAAGACA
It contains:
- the LOC143054115 gene encoding uncharacterized protein LOC143054115 produces the protein MAEKMIEKGSASKRKSSLEDISNTDEDELLSEKINSVSSAAGKRKHESTKSKASASGGANTSSVKGKKPAKVNSNETQNPGPSTSAKVDNHDAIMSMLVSIQEGQKRQSDDIRSLKDRVQDIEEYDEGNNYDDNYDEGEENPHDDGENVDNESEPPAKKQNKDDNRFSSMSKRCKVQELCDVKIDEVLANNVNELFRNGMNEEQYSELTKDENNARPENCEGLSIVRINQLMWNVISPGAQSADKKLQFLERTIVKAATILTKTVNKMAIDENNNANGNSGSGEYIDKCNDVLALLGHANRQLNMTRRDFLKPEMMAEYVPLCSHSVPYTNNLFGDDVSKVAKDIEDCSKVGNKLKFGSGRGRGGGFFRGGRGGHRGTFSRGGYRGGRGGFRGGRGRGSGPFPKNSQRGGNPQKY